Genomic segment of Ananas comosus cultivar F153 unplaced genomic scaffold, ASM154086v1, whole genome shotgun sequence:
TTTAAAGACGAAAGTAAAAAGTAGTTAACATTTTTCCAATATCATGGAATAGCATGGCCCGGGGCTAAGGTAACTCCAGTAGGAGAGCCGTGTTATGGGTGACCTTATTGCACGGTTCAGAGAGCACTTGTGTATGTGATGCAAGTGAACGTGTACGAAAAAGCTGTCGTAAAGTTTCGTTGTTCGTTCCGTCGTCGACCCTATCTATGTTTCTATGATGGCCCAAGAACACGCTCATTCTTCAGCCGTAGAGAGACTTTTGAATTGCGAGGTACCATTACGAGCTCAATATATACGAGTGTTATTCCGTGAAATAACTCGAATTTCAAATCATTCACTTGCTTCAACTACTCATGCTATGGATGTGGGAGCATCAACTCCGTTCCTTTGGGCTTTTGAGGAGCGGGAGAAATTGTTGGAATTCTATGAAAGAGTCCCGGGAGCCAGGATGCATGCCTGTTTCATACGACCTGGTGGAGTGGCACAAGATCTGCCTCTTGGCTTATGTCGAGATATTGATTCCTCCACACAACAATTTGCTTCTCGTATCGACGAATTAGAAGAGATGTCAACCGGCAACCGTATCTGGAAACAACGATTAGTGGATATTGGTACTGTCACTGCACAGCAAGCAAAGGATTGGGGATTTAGTGGTGTAATGTTAAGAGGTCGTGCGACATGAAGACATTGATAGCAATATGGGGGAAGTTCCCATCAGGCAACAACGGTTCTGCCTGACCCTACAAAAGCATGCATATGTTGTCAGTGAAGATTTTGTGTGAAGCCTTGGAGACGACGTACCCGGGGCTAGGGTGAGCTGAGGGGGGACAGCGTAAGTGAGCGAATGTGTGTAAGCCCAGTCAAAGATTCCTATTCTAGGCGGGGCGGGCCATCCACCTTCGAATGGTGTTGGTCCGTAGGACCGTGAACGGATTCGCCTCTGGCCTCTGGGCACGTCGGAACCGCATGAGTTCACCGGGGTGGAGCACGGTCCGCCAAAATCGGCATAGGTTAGGTGCTATTGATGGAACATGGTAAGCCCATCTTTCTCCATATGGAAGTGCTGCGGGCACATAGAGATGTGGGTAGAGGAAGTCTCAAAAAGCGAAGGCCGAGCTGTAGGTCACGTGACCTGCACCGAAAAGGTGGCTGACTGGGCTTTCTCCTGGATCAAAGCAGATCAGCTCGCCAAATTCGTCGATCGAATCGGGCGTCCCTCCACGTCGAATGAAAATAGGGGGCCGGGTTCTCTTTCTACAACCCTCTTTATATGATAGGCCCGGCCCCCTTCCCCCTATCCCTCCCTGATGTTTAGGAGCGGGATCTGCCCAAGAACGACCTGTGGTGGTACGGAAGGCACGGACGTAGCGAGCGTCCCGCACCCTCAGAGAAAGAAACTCCTAAACCATCACAAGAAAAAGAAGTATGACGCTCTGTGTCTGACTCTATTGGTCAATTTTCCTTGCTGTTGCGGCCGGTGCTCGTTTGCGCGCGCGTGAACCACCCCCAAAGGGAAATTTAGGAAAGATGCCTCTCGGGGCATCTGAGAATGATTCGAGCCGTATGAAGGGAAACTACCACGTACAGTTTGTTTTGGGGGGGAAGGAGCCCGACAGGGTCCCCCCACTGACTTGGCCCGGGCCTAAGTGAAAGTGAAAAAGTGAAGTGGTGGGCCTACCCATCCCAACCTGGGGTATGCTGGGATTCGCGAAGAGCAGCACCTTACGATGTTCATGACCAATCGGATCCTGACGTACCAGTAGGTACCAGAGGAGATCGCTATGATCGTTACTGTATCCGTATCGAAGAGATGCGACAAAGTGTTCGGATCATTGTGCAATGTCCTAATCAAATGCCTAGTGGCATGATCAAAGCCGATGATCGTAAGCTATGTCCTCTATCACGATCTCGAATGAAATTATCCATGGAATCGTGCACCGTGTGAAACGTAGATCATcgctgaaagttttgaggagcccaaggatctatctagattgtatctatcacctagagggggggtgaataggtgtaatggccaaaaaccacaaatctcgatgcaataaaaataaatgcgaaaaataaaaagcacaccgagatttacgtgggaaaactccaatttggagaaaaacccacgggatcaacacgcgaaaaaaaataatccactaagagaaaagattacaaggtgatttaccgactctacggactcaacctctcttgacctcctatggatctcgcgcaatcctctgggttgtccacgccctcacgtccgaatccacgaacgcctccacttcgaatccacgaagcttcaatcacgccgaatccacgacgccactcgaatccacgaaccgccgtcaaacacgccgaatccacgacgccaccatgaagaatatcatgaatatggtgatccttcgctttggagtatcgtagaaaaccagggaaagaaactccaagcgaagcggagatcaaatcgacatattaatatcaaatttcaatatctcgatttgatctaaaagaggctttttgtagaaaataggttttagatgaaatccgagcctctagggtttctcaaatatgtattttcgtgatactacttctgttagagaagcccaatagcttatttatagactttagaataaattggagtcggattagaacgatttcacgattttacactgtgtaccggtacacgaaaagctgtcaccggttacacaaggacggaacagaaatacgaagccaagtcagtggctgtaccggtacgggcttgattgctgtaccggtacacaatgcaattttttggattttgcattgtttcgagttccgTACActtccgaagcactttctaatcaactaaacttttgattaaatgattctaatgcctataactaagtatgaatcaccataacatgaattaaaactttacctgaccatcgtgattcacgtcgtgaggtattttctgattttttccaAAATCTTGTCAATTCGcttcgattcttcaagactccgactcacttcacgaaacttgccaatacaaaatccttaacaatcgcCGTTCTTAACCGAGACTCAGGTTAAGCTCCGTCTCGGAACCGTCGTGGGGTTAGGAGTAAAGCATCCCGAGGTTGGTGCATCTCGTTGGGCGTGGAGAAGCATTGGGAACCCCAATATCTTTCTTCGGAGCAGTTTCTTTTCCCGTCCCCTCGCCCCGGCATAGCGCTTCGCTTCCGGTTCTTCGGAAGAATCAACTGACTTCTCCCTTCTTCATTGATTTGGGGGAAAGGGAACCGTCTACCAGTTGGGAAGCTAGACATCAAGGTTGTGGCTTGATGAGGATAACTAAGCTGACACGCCGGAGTTGGCTGCTGGCACAACAGGGTGGTGCCTTACCCCACACCGCAGGCGCATGCGCGGTAGCGTTCGTGGTGGTGCTTCAGGATTCCAATGTACTGCGTCCAAGATCAGAACGAGCTTGCCGGCGGACCACTGCCGTCCCATTCTTTAGTGAGCTGGAGCGCAGCCATCTTATCCACTGAAAACGCGTCAAGCTATCGCTTCGGGTCGAAGCACTAAAAGAAAAGGACCGGGAAAGGCGGCGGCATAGGAACCACGGGAACCCAGGAGGGAGAAAGACGATGTACGGGATACAGGATCCTCATAGTAGGCTGGACCAAAATCCAGCCGAGAGAGGGCAGCCTTTAGCAGCAACAGGTTGGGAAACCAAGAGAAGGCTTCGCCTTTTCTTATCTTCTTCCCGTAGGAGTAGCACAAAAAGAGGGATTAGCATTATTGACCCCATGAGAAAGCACTAACACCTTCCTCGTTGGGGCTCCGCGCACTGGGAAAAGTCTTCCGCGACGGGAAAGCGGCTACTAGTTAGGAAGTGAACATAAGGTATCGAGAGGTCCCTCACAGTCAGGTGCGATGCAATTGCCCCCAAATTAGCAAGTAGCCCTCTTCCTAAAGTGTTTAGGGGTTGAGGCGAGAAATGGCTTGATGAACCCTTCTGTTCGCCACGCACCGGCCCCATTCACTTGCAACTCGTAGAGGCTGTAAGTAAacagtgcaaaaaaaaaatgcaaagtaAGGTGGGGTTGAAAGACGAGAGTGCCTACCTCCGAGCCGAGAGTGCCCGCCCTTTCTGTCAAGTAGGCTACTTTTTCCGGAACGCAGTCCGGAATAACCGTGACCGTGTATATAGATATCTTCGATGCTGTCATTTCGAAATGTCCGCTCTTTCACCTCCCAAAAAGCTAAGTTGGCTTGACGAGCGCAGATGAGGAAGCGGGAGCAAGAAAACCtagtttctctttcttttccaaatactttttatttttagcaaagAGAAGCGCTTTCACTACTGAGAAAGCGAACGGTCAGCGCGAGGGTTCGACGACTTAGCCGAGCGTTAGCGAAGCCTCATTCTCATAGCGAGGCGCTTCGAGTTAGCGAAGCGCTGTAGTAGCGCCGAAGCCTATGTGCTATAATGCTGAACCAAGGACGCTCCGCCTTATCTATAGAAGCAGTCAACTGAGTGAGTTCTGAACGAATGGGATCCTTGGTGGGTAATGGCTCAATCTATAGATAGAAAGCCCTATGATGGGAAACTACCACGTTAGGTTTGGAGAGAGATGGGACCGGTTATAGTTTAGGGGGAGCAGATGCTAGCTTTTTCTTTCCATAGCCGGCCAAATAACTACCGGATCATCGGTCTACTCTACCTCAATTCACCATTTCGAACCTTATACAGAAGGTTTTTCCGTACCAGCTCCTTCTACCTATACCGCAGTTGAAGCTCCTAAAGGAGAATTTGGTGTCTTTCTTGTCAGTAATGGAAGCAATCGTCCCTACCGTCGTAAAATAAGAGCACCTGGCTTTGCCCATTCACAAGGACTCGATTCTATGTCCAAACATCACATGCCAGCAGATGTAGTCACCATCATAGGTACTCAAGATATTGTGTCTGGAGAGGTAGATAGATAGGACTCCGTCTTGCTCGATCAGGACCCTAGCCTTATTGCGAGCCAAAACAccaataaagaagaaaaatggacGCATTACGATAGAGGAGAAGCTCATTTACTCCTATGCGTCTTTAGTCCTACTTTATTTACGTAGGTTTCGGTTCGATCAACTATCCCTTTTTGAGCGGATAGTTCACAGTGCTCATTCTCCAAATTTATCAAGAGTGATCATGAACGAATTATGGGACATGGTTGCCCCCTTTATTGGGGCTGCTTTAGAGCAGGTACCCGATCCCCAAGAGGGGGAAGCTCAGGCTGCTCCGGAGCCGCCTAGGGAACCCAATAATTTATCTAGGAATCGAAGTTTGGAAAACTCCTTGCTAAACCGAATCCTCCGTATGGAGGATGGCCAATCCAGTCTTCTTCTTAAAGAAGAGGGCAACTGGAAAGAGGTCAAGGATACTCTTCATTCTGCTTCCACCCAGGGCGAATATAACGCTCTGCTGGACTGCGAGAGCCTGGATCTCCAGAAAAGGGAACTGAGGGAAAGCTGTACTAAGATCCTAAAAGACTTAGTACAGCGTCATCCCCATATGCTGGAGAACTGCGTAGAAAGCAGTCCAGAGGAAGCAATCCTCTCTTTCTTGGAAAAAAGGAGAGAGGAGTTTGAGGCCGAGTTCGAGCCTGAGGAGGCTTACTCTCAAACAGTGGACCAAGTCGAAATAGAGTACTTGCTTAAGCTTTTAAAGGATGTAAGCGGAGCAGAGGAATCTTCCTTCTATTTCCATTCCTTAGTGAAGGAGTTCTTCTCCGGATTTTAGTAGGGGGAGAGCGAAAACTAAGCAAGGGGAATTCCGTCATTCTATGGAATGCGAAATCCTTTGATTGTGTATTTCATATCAAAATCTATATAGTCTTTCTTGTTCCACTGGCAAGGCAAGGACAAAATTCTCAAATGTCTGTTTCGTTATTACaaccttctttttttatgtCAAAGACAAAAAGCTACGCGCAAATTCTCATTGGATCTCGGTTGTTCTTAACAGCGATGGCTATTCATTTAAGTCTTCGGGTAGCACCACCAGATCTTCAACAAGGTGGAAATTCTCGTATTCTGTATGTACATGTTCCTGCGGCTCGGATGAGTATAGTTATTTATATCGCAACGGCTATTAACAGTTCCTTGTTCCCATTAACAAAGCATCCCCTCTTTCTTCGCTCTTCCGGAACCGGTACAGAAATTGGTGCTTTTTCTACTTTGTTTACCTTAGTAACTGGGGGGTTTCGGGGAAGGCCTATGTGGGGTACCTTTCGGGTGTGGGATGCTCGTTTAACTTCTGTATTCATCTTGTTCCTTATTTACCTGGGTGCACTGCGTTTTCAAAAGCTTCCTGTCGAACCGGCTCCTATTTCAATCCGTGCTGGACCGATCGATATACCAATAATAAAGTCTCCAGTCAACTGGTGGAATACATCGCATCAATCTGGGAGCATTAGCCGATCTGGTACATCAATACATGTTCCTATGCCCATTCCAATCTTGTCTAACTTTGCTAACTTCCCCTTCTCCACCCGTATCTTGTTCGTTCTGGAAACACGTCTTCCTATTCCATCTTTTCCCGAATCTCCCTTAACGGAAGAAATAGAAGCTCGAGAaggaatacaaaaaaaaaacctagttCACTCGGCTCGGCATCCATGGCTGAATGGTTTAAGCGCCCAACCTGGGCAAGTAGGTTCGATTCCTGCTGGATGCTTCCTTccttttatttatacatattgcTCACCCTTATAGCTTATAGGGCACTTACGCACAAAGGGATCCTCATTTTATATCATCGACCTCCCAGATTAATGAAAATTTTGGCATTTATGGTGCTGTCCGAGTCGCGCAAGAGTCCACAAGGACGCAAACATTTATATAGGGGCACCTGTGAGTAGTAGAGCTGGGTGACGAATACCCTACATTTGAAGATGGGTGAGGCTGCACCCCCCTTGTGGGACCTGAATAAGATCGCCGTACTTCAAGACGGCCAAGTTTACGACGAGTACACTCCTCGGAATGAAGAGTTGTACGGCTTCGACGAGATTTCGAAAGAGAAGTACCATTCGGAGTGTGTCCGGGAACTCTTCGCGGAGTACCAACGCTTGGTGCTTCGTAATAGATTTTTATACCATCACGTATGGGTGAACCATTTCTTCAAGGGTGAAATTGAGAGACAGGCCCCACAGCCTAATAGAGCCAAGAAGAAAGGTATGTCAGAGACGGCCTACTTCCATTTTACAAGTCCAGCGGCAGAATATGCTGGAGAAGAATAAGTCCTTGCTACTGGTTACCGAAGCCCGACTCCGGAATTATAAAGTGAGACGACTTAGCATTCTTGGCTCTCTGGTTGAGCCGCTTTCTTTGTCCTTCCGAACAACCGCAGCAACGTCATTCGCCCGGAAACATTCATCATGGCCAGGTTATTGGTGCAGGGAGAGAGAGTAGCCATAGCTCCGGCCGTCCTTGccagcattttttattttagggttTGGGCGCTGTTGACCAAGAGAAAGTGGGTCCAGGCCAGTGCAATGCAGAATTCCCGGTCCACTACTTCTATGCATGGCGCAACCA
This window contains:
- the LOC109704026 gene encoding LOW QUALITY PROTEIN: uncharacterized protein LOC109704026 (The sequence of the model RefSeq protein was modified relative to this genomic sequence to represent the inferred CDS: deleted 2 bases in 1 codon), whose product is MSVSLLQPSFFMSKTKSYAQILIGSRLFLTAMAIHLSLRVAPPDLQQGGNSRILYVHVPAARMSIVIYIATAINSSLFPLTKHPLFLRSSGTGTEIGAFSTLFTLVTGGFRGRPMWGTFRVWDARLTSVFILFLIYLGALRFQKLPVEPAPISIRAGPIDIPIIKSPVNWWNTSHQSGSISRSGTSIHVPMPIPILSNFANFPFSTRILFVLETRLPIPSFPESPLTEEIEAREGIKKKPSSLGSASMAEWFKRPTWMGEAAPPLWDLNKIAVLQDGQVYDEYTPRNEELYGFDEISKEKYHSECVRELFAEYQRLVLRNRFLYHHVWVNHFFKGEIERQAPQPNRAKKKGIILLKPYVSLHVSVKTSKQPIMQKKVLGSGVFVIFVFQDVLYTNKSK